In the genome of Spirochaetia bacterium, one region contains:
- a CDS encoding sulfatase-like hydrolase/transferase has protein sequence MNNAGYDTVAIGKMHFAPVRCSHGFNRMYLMEEYPKYREDDEYLQYLAANGYGNIASVHGVRNYLYMRPQQSLLPDELHGSSFVADKTIALLEERDGSRPFMYWTSFIAPHPPFNVPADWAHLYDDIELPAPLASKTPLCAIAEGNKAIAEFSSREEFRRAVRLYHCSVAFVDYQIGKIIDKLKEKDLYDNTLVIFTSDHGEMLGDYGTFQKFLPYDQACRIPFICKPPKENELQVSDNAFIDLYDILPTFLDITQVSYPAEIKLPGESLFSSEEKRDRNKEIIEYNQGNKRWLSITDGKFKFNYFFGDGQMELFDLTQAGNEAENLLCDQKDTYTEISRPYYEELKN, from the coding sequence TTGAACAATGCAGGCTATGATACGGTCGCAATAGGGAAAATGCACTTTGCCCCGGTACGTTGCAGCCATGGATTCAATCGAATGTATCTCATGGAAGAATACCCAAAATACAGGGAAGACGATGAATATCTGCAGTATTTGGCTGCAAATGGCTATGGAAATATAGCTTCTGTCCATGGTGTCAGAAATTACCTCTACATGCGGCCGCAACAGTCTTTGCTCCCAGATGAACTCCATGGTTCTTCCTTTGTGGCAGACAAAACCATTGCTCTCCTTGAAGAAAGGGATGGATCCAGGCCATTCATGTACTGGACATCCTTCATTGCTCCCCACCCCCCGTTCAATGTACCGGCAGACTGGGCGCATCTATATGATGATATAGAGTTACCTGCCCCTTTGGCATCAAAGACTCCGCTCTGTGCCATCGCAGAAGGAAACAAGGCAATTGCAGAGTTCAGTAGCCGTGAAGAATTCAGGAGAGCTGTCAGGCTCTATCACTGTTCAGTTGCTTTTGTCGATTACCAAATCGGAAAAATCATCGATAAGCTTAAGGAAAAAGACCTTTACGACAATACGTTGGTCATCTTCACTTCAGACCATGGTGAAATGCTCGGCGACTATGGTACATTCCAGAAATTCCTACCATATGATCAAGCATGCAGAATTCCTTTCATCTGCAAACCTCCTAAGGAAAACGAACTTCAGGTCAGTGACAATGCTTTCATTGATTTATATGATATCTTACCGACATTCCTGGACATAACCCAAGTTTCTTATCCTGCTGAAATCAAACTGCCAGGAGAAAGCCTTTTCTCCTCGGAAGAGAAAAGAGACAGAAACAAGGAAATCATAGAATATAATCAGGGGAATAAAAGATGGCTCAGCATCACAGACGGGAAATTCAAGTTCAATTACTTTTTCGGTGACGGACAGATGGAACTGTTTGACCTTACACAAGCAGGTAATGAAGCGGAAAACCTCCTTTGTGATCAAAAGGATACATATACAGAAATTAGCAGACCATACTATGAAGAACTAAAAAATTAG
- a CDS encoding sulfatase-like hydrolase/transferase: MKTPNILFITTDQQRKDTLGYYGYPQLKTPHLDALAADGKLFSNAYSPNPACIPARHGILTGLPSRFHGFDHNYFNDEKHLPYNIPAFPNS; this comes from the coding sequence ATGAAAACACCGAACATACTATTCATTACTACCGACCAACAAAGAAAAGATACCTTGGGCTACTATGGCTATCCTCAGCTCAAGACGCCGCATCTGGATGCCTTGGCAGCTGACGGAAAATTATTTTCCAATGCATATTCCCCAAATCCTGCATGCATCCCCGCAAGGCATGGTATTCTGACCGGTCTTCCCAGCCGGTTCCATGGCTTTGACCATAACTATTTCAATGATGAAAAACATCTTCCCTATAATATTCCGGCCTTTCCGAACTCTTGA